The DNA region CTCAAAGACCATGATGCTCTGCCGGATATGGTACAAGTAGGGAATGAAATCACGCCGGGCATGTTGTGGGATGAAGGGCGAGTCAGCGGAGAAGAGCATGATACGGATGAACAGTGGGAGCGTTTTGCTGGCCTTGTGAAGTATGGTATCGCTGCAGTTAAATCCGTTGATTCGGAAATCAAGAGCATGATTCATATTGACCGCGGCGGCGATAATGCAGAGAGCCGCAAGTTCTATGATCGCTTTGAAGCGCTTGGGGTGGAGTTTGATATCATTGGACTCTCGTATTATCCTTGGTGGCATGGAACACTGGACGCATTGCGGGACAATCTGCACAACTTGGCTGAACGGTACGGCAAACCGATCAATGTTGTTGAAACGGCTTATCCTTGGACGCTGGAGCAGCCTGATGGCCACGAGTGGATTCTGAATCAGGAAGAATTGCTTTTGCCAGGGTATCCGGCAAGTGTAGAAGGGCAGACACGTTACCTGAAGGATCTGCTGCAAATTATCCGTGAAGTTCCCGGCGGTCTGGGTGCCGGATTCTACTACTGGGAGCCTGCCTGGATTCCGAGCAAGGAAGAGTGGTCCGTTGGCCATCCGAATAACTGGGGGAACCTGACGATGTTTGACTTCAAGGGCCATAAGTTGCAATCGTTTTCAGCGCTCAAGGCCGGGCAGGAAAATGACAAGGAATTGGATGAGCAGCCGAATGTTGCGTTGATCAAATAGATAAATCAAATTGAGATGAATAAGGAGTTGTCAGTATGACATACAAATATCCACCCGTAAGTTCGAAAGTGCCGCGCATGTTACATGGCGCAGACTATAATCCAGAGCAATGGCTCCGCTATCCTGAAGTGCTTGAAGAAGATATTCGATTGATGAAGCTTGCCAAATGTAACGTGATGTCTATTGGTATCTTTTCCTGGGTATCGCTTGAACCGGAGGAAGGCGTGTACACGTTTGAATGGCTGGATCAAGTACTGGATCGTTTTGCTGCCAATGGAATCTATGCATTCCTGGCTACCCCAAGCGGTGCAAGACCTGCCTGGATGTCCGCCAAGTATCCTGAAGTGCTCCGTGTAGGAGCCAATCGGGTTCGCAACCTGCATGGCTTCCGTCATAACCATTGTTATACATCTCCGGTATACCGAGAAAAGGTTACAGCAATCAATACAAGACTTGCAGAACGTTACTCGGACCATCCCGCAGTAATTGGCTGGCACATTTCCAATGAGTTCGGTGGGGATTGCCACTGTGATTATTGTCAGGACGCTTTTCGCGGCTGGGTGAAAAACAAATACGGTACACTGGACGAGCTGAATCATTCCTGGTGGACAACATTCTGGAGCCATACCGTAACGGACTGGAGTCAAGTGGAGTCACCTGCTCCACACGGAGAGACACAGGTCCATGCGATGAATTTGGACTGGCGCCGATTCGTTACGGATCAGACCGCTGATTTTATCGTACATGAAACGAAACCTCTAAAGGCCAAGAATCCAGATCTGCCTGTGACGACAAACCTGATGGAGTTTTATGAAGGATTAAACTATTGGAAGTTTGCTGACATTCTGGACTTCCTCTCCTGGGACAGCTACCCAACATGGCATGATGCAGACGAAGAAGATAAGCTGGCATCCCGAATTGCTATGATGCACGATATCGTTCGTTCAATTAAAGGTGGGCAGCCATTCCTTTTGATGGAGAGTACACCAAGTTCAACAAACTGGCAGGAGGTTAGCAAGCTGAAAAAACCTGGCATGCACCTGCTTTCTTCTCTCCAGGCGGTGGCACACGGTTCCGATAGTGTACAGTACTTCCAATGGAGAAAAAGCCGGGGGTCCAGTGAGAAACTCCATGGCGCTGTGGTAGATCATGTAGGTACAGAACATACGCGAGTGTTCCAGGATGTAACGGACGTAGGAACGGTCCTTGAAGGCATGGAAGCCATTGTGGGAACAGCGGTTCCGGCAGAGGTCGCCATCATCTTCGATTGGGAGAATCGTTGGGCCGTTAATGATTCACAAGGTCCGCGCAATATCGGGGTGAAATATGAGCAAACGGTTGAAACCCATTACGAAGCGTTCTGGAAAAAGGGAGTTGCGGTTGACGTTATTGATATGGATGCTGACCTGTCCAAATACAAGCTGTTGGTCGCGCCTATGCTCTATCTGATGCGTGAAGGGGTCGGGGAGCGTATTGAACGATTCGTTGAAAATGGCGGTACATTCGTAGCCACGTATTGGTCAGGCATCGTTAATGAGAATGATCTGTGTTTCCTGGGCGGTTTCCCAGGACCACTCCGCAAAACGCTCGGAATCTGGTCAGAAG from Paenibacillus sp. JNUCC-31 includes:
- a CDS encoding glycoside hydrolase family 53 protein, yielding MSHLKEETFILGMDVSFMDEIEQHGGSYRDEHGQQEDLLTLLKMGDANAIRLRIWNDPAGGFCNLERTVAVAKRIKEHGLHFLLDFHYSDRWADPANQWKPKAWEKLSYEDLQREVCNYTADVLRTLKDHDALPDMVQVGNEITPGMLWDEGRVSGEEHDTDEQWERFAGLVKYGIAAVKSVDSEIKSMIHIDRGGDNAESRKFYDRFEALGVEFDIIGLSYYPWWHGTLDALRDNLHNLAERYGKPINVVETAYPWTLEQPDGHEWILNQEELLLPGYPASVEGQTRYLKDLLQIIREVPGGLGAGFYYWEPAWIPSKEEWSVGHPNNWGNLTMFDFKGHKLQSFSALKAGQENDKELDEQPNVALIK
- a CDS encoding beta-galactosidase — encoded protein: MTYKYPPVSSKVPRMLHGADYNPEQWLRYPEVLEEDIRLMKLAKCNVMSIGIFSWVSLEPEEGVYTFEWLDQVLDRFAANGIYAFLATPSGARPAWMSAKYPEVLRVGANRVRNLHGFRHNHCYTSPVYREKVTAINTRLAERYSDHPAVIGWHISNEFGGDCHCDYCQDAFRGWVKNKYGTLDELNHSWWTTFWSHTVTDWSQVESPAPHGETQVHAMNLDWRRFVTDQTADFIVHETKPLKAKNPDLPVTTNLMEFYEGLNYWKFADILDFLSWDSYPTWHDADEEDKLASRIAMMHDIVRSIKGGQPFLLMESTPSSTNWQEVSKLKKPGMHLLSSLQAVAHGSDSVQYFQWRKSRGSSEKLHGAVVDHVGTEHTRVFQDVTDVGTVLEGMEAIVGTAVPAEVAIIFDWENRWAVNDSQGPRNIGVKYEQTVETHYEAFWKKGVAVDVIDMDADLSKYKLLVAPMLYLMREGVGERIERFVENGGTFVATYWSGIVNENDLCFLGGFPGPLRKTLGIWSEEIDGLHDRDLNGVIPVKGNALQLNAEYDAIELCDLIHLEGAEALATYRSDFYAGRPALTVNRLGSGKAYYIATRTKAPFYDDFYGSLIADLGIERALETQLPAGVTAHIRTDGTSDYVFVQNYTPETKQVQLDEQSYSDLLSGDGVEGSLDLQPYDIQVLRRASERI